A window of the Salvelinus alpinus chromosome 3, SLU_Salpinus.1, whole genome shotgun sequence genome harbors these coding sequences:
- the LOC139569976 gene encoding C-signal has product MAAVALVQGASRGLGLEFCRNILINKAPGALIATCRNPDNAAELMSLVAQHPGKVTVLKLDVNREDDIQRAAEHVKKTFGKVDLIINSSAMLHPSGKGETSLKDVSAQGIISTLTTNTVGPLVMAKYFAPLLQKGSGAFGQQPPEKAKQHSGIIVNITAKVGSIGDNGLGGWYSYRMSKAALNMATRNLSIELGRSRPRVVCVSMHPGTVNTDLSRPYHKNVPKDKLFSTGHSVHCLMSIIDSLNIDKTGKAYNWNGSELPW; this is encoded by the exons ATGGCTGCCGTAGCACTGGTACAGGGTGCGAGTAGGGGACTGGGACTCGAATTTTGCAGAAATATCTTAATAAACAAAGCCCCAGGAGCATTGATCGCGACATGCAGAAATCCGGACAATGCCGCGGAGTTGATGAGCTTAGTTGCGCAACACCCGGGAAAAGTGACAGTTCTGAAATTGGACGTAAACAGAGAAGATGACATCCAACGCGCGGCTGAACATGTTAAAAAGACATTCGGTAAAGTTGACCTGATCATCAACTCCTCAGCGATGCTTCATCCCTCTGGTAAAGGCGAGACCAGCCTGAAGGATGTTTCTGCACAG GGAATAATCTCAACGTTGACAACAAACACTGTGGGACCATTGGTGATGGCCAAGTACTTCGCTCCGCTATTGCAGAAGGGTAGTGGTGCATTTGGCCAGCAGCCGCCAGAGAAAGCCAAACAGCATAGTGGGATCATTGTCAACATCACTGCAAAAGTCGGATCCATTGGTGATAACG GTCTTGGCGGGTGGTACAGCTATAGGATGTCCAAAGCAGCACTCAACATGGCCACGCGTAACCTGTCCATCGAACTGGGGAGGAGCAGGcccagagtggtgtgtgtgtccatgcatcCTGGCACAGTGAATACGGATTTGTCTCGCCCCTATCACAAGAATGTGCCCAAGGACAAGCTCTTCAGCACGGGCCACTCTGTGCACTGCCTCATGAGCATCATAGATAGCCTGAATATTGACAAAACAGGGAAAGCCTACAACTGGAATGGTTCAGAGCTGCCCTGGTGA